The Haloplanus sp. CK5-1 genome contains a region encoding:
- a CDS encoding DICT sensory domain-containing protein, with product MGLFEFIAAVEDEKKTLTVFNPEAGVTATLREHFADRNLDIREAEHAAGPRNYAVLSHGDDFLTAIDVSDVLATNRGVEPDFTRETYDPVLDELDETLFTSYDTERMVAASKEIEDRAWRGASGELHAGFQTYSRFASQADVYDHLAERGGLDVYVYAHPDEEAIHRPTGPTLHLSTATEVHDTWFVAYDGGGVEETKCALLAEERQPGSFYGFWTYDSDTVDSVVEYLRRTYATPEADGTRADGG from the coding sequence ATGGGGCTGTTCGAGTTCATCGCCGCGGTCGAAGACGAGAAGAAGACGCTGACGGTGTTCAACCCGGAGGCGGGCGTGACGGCGACGCTCCGCGAGCACTTCGCCGACCGGAACCTCGACATCCGGGAGGCGGAACACGCTGCCGGCCCCCGGAACTACGCCGTGTTGAGCCACGGGGACGACTTCCTCACGGCCATCGACGTGAGCGACGTCCTCGCCACGAACCGCGGGGTCGAACCCGACTTCACCCGCGAGACGTACGATCCCGTCCTCGACGAACTCGACGAGACGCTGTTCACCTCGTACGACACGGAGCGGATGGTCGCGGCCTCGAAGGAGATCGAGGACCGCGCCTGGCGGGGAGCGTCCGGCGAACTCCACGCCGGGTTCCAGACCTACTCCCGCTTTGCGTCCCAAGCCGACGTGTACGACCACCTCGCGGAGCGTGGCGGTCTCGACGTCTACGTCTACGCACACCCCGACGAGGAGGCGATCCATCGTCCAACGGGACCGACCCTCCACCTCTCGACGGCGACCGAAGTCCACGACACGTGGTTCGTCGCCTACGACGGCGGCGGCGTCGAGGAGACGAAATGCGCGTTGCTGGCCGAGGAGCGCCAACCCGGGTCGTTCTACGGGTTCTGGACCTACGACTCCGACACCGTCGACTCGGTCGTCGAGTACCTCCGGCGCACCTACGCGACCCCCGAGGCCGACGGGACCAGAGCGGACGGCGGCTGA
- a CDS encoding transposase encodes MSSATLQDDPSVESFFNAVETETLALFEHLSFEFLEGFDVFAPAETGRTRDLEPPEMMRGFLHCYYKNIYGIRPVARELNNTVVWLSCSFDRPPSRDAVDRFLTDLEHVVDRVFDHLVEQAALRGLLDLTYSIDSTDVRAMPADPDASKCYDPTDDEYYYGYGCTIVSTGQKIPIAAEFTESKQAPEETAMRVTRDALAVGKPMWMLGDSAYDTLDWHDHLLAAGVVPVAPYNPRNTDDPKDIEYRVEDRIEKHSNDVQLKQSTLDETYNRRSGVERTNESVKGCGLGRTHARGRVHARAQVFLALCLRLVVAITNYERGDNPGSTIITV; translated from the coding sequence ATGAGTTCAGCGACCCTGCAAGATGATCCTTCGGTAGAATCGTTCTTCAATGCCGTGGAAACGGAGACGTTGGCGTTGTTCGAGCACCTCTCCTTCGAGTTTCTTGAAGGGTTCGACGTGTTCGCCCCGGCGGAGACGGGGCGAACACGAGATCTTGAGCCGCCCGAGATGATGCGTGGCTTTCTCCATTGCTATTACAAGAACATCTACGGTATCCGTCCGGTTGCACGAGAACTGAACAACACCGTTGTCTGGCTCAGCTGTAGCTTCGATCGACCGCCGTCGAGAGACGCGGTCGATCGATTCCTCACTGATCTTGAGCACGTTGTTGACCGGGTCTTCGACCATCTCGTCGAGCAGGCCGCCTTGCGGGGCCTGCTCGACTTGACGTATTCTATCGATTCAACCGACGTGAGAGCGATGCCCGCCGATCCAGACGCATCGAAGTGCTATGATCCAACCGATGACGAGTACTACTACGGCTACGGCTGCACGATCGTCTCAACCGGGCAAAAGATCCCGATTGCAGCCGAGTTCACCGAGAGCAAACAAGCACCAGAAGAGACGGCGATGCGCGTCACGCGTGACGCGCTCGCCGTCGGGAAACCGATGTGGATGCTTGGAGACAGTGCCTACGACACGCTCGACTGGCACGACCACCTGCTGGCCGCAGGGGTCGTGCCAGTCGCTCCGTACAATCCACGAAACACCGACGACCCGAAAGATATCGAGTACAGGGTAGAAGACCGCATTGAAAAACACAGCAACGACGTTCAGCTGAAGCAATCAACGCTAGACGAGACGTACAACCGCCGGAGTGGCGTCGAACGAACCAACGAATCAGTCAAGGGCTGCGGCCTCGGGCGAACGCACGCCCGAGGCCGCGTCCATGCACGAGCGCAGGTGTTCCTCGCGTTGTGTCTGCGCCTCGTCGTCGCAATCACCAACTACGAACGCGGAGACAATCCGGGAAGCACAATCATCACGGTGTGA
- a CDS encoding tripartite tricarboxylate transporter permease, with product MVIENLAAGFGNILTPFNMLLFMVAITLGMLSGAIPGMNGTMTVVLMIPVTYALNPVSGIMMLAVIYAGAVYAGSISAILFKVPGAPEAIMTTLDGYPMNQNGQLREAISTAVFASAFGGIVGTVILILFSPTLAEFAIQLSDPEFFAVILLGLGLVSTIGAGNVTKATMMMSFGLFLGVFGFDPLTGTARFTFGSNYLASGIDFIPVILGVFAFSEVLKQVQSGGSLVGGGDGEGGEGGGSDLSEATSGSMFPPFSYFKRFSRILGFNSVMGTLIGVLPGAGATTGALFGYTFGQRLVPKDVREKFGTGVPEGVAAPETANNAACSGAFVPLLTLGIPGSATTAVILAAFILHGIRPGPALISTQGDLVYTIFAALLMANVAILLLNKPIVKLFIQVRHVPRELLLTLIMVFTIVGAFATRNIMADVWTMFIFGIGGYYLEKYNYSVAPMVIGLVLGPLAEPSLRRSLTKAQGDWMVFLERPISAVLIVLSVFVFFIPLIMDSTQFGDRIRERLGLTEVQQ from the coding sequence ATGGTAATCGAGAATCTCGCCGCCGGGTTCGGGAACATCCTCACCCCGTTCAACATGCTCCTGTTCATGGTGGCGATCACCCTGGGCATGCTGAGCGGGGCGATTCCGGGCATGAACGGGACGATGACGGTGGTCCTGATGATCCCGGTGACCTACGCGTTGAACCCGGTCTCGGGGATCATGATGCTCGCGGTCATCTACGCGGGCGCGGTGTACGCGGGGTCGATCAGCGCCATCCTGTTCAAGGTGCCCGGCGCGCCCGAGGCGATCATGACGACCCTCGACGGCTACCCGATGAACCAGAACGGGCAGTTGCGGGAAGCGATCAGCACCGCGGTGTTCGCCTCCGCGTTCGGCGGCATCGTGGGGACGGTCATCCTGATCCTCTTCTCGCCCACGCTCGCCGAGTTCGCGATCCAGCTCTCGGACCCCGAGTTCTTCGCCGTCATCCTGCTCGGCCTGGGACTGGTTTCGACCATCGGTGCCGGCAACGTGACGAAGGCGACGATGATGATGTCGTTCGGGCTGTTCCTCGGCGTGTTCGGGTTCGACCCGCTCACGGGGACGGCCCGCTTCACCTTCGGGAGCAACTACCTCGCGAGTGGCATCGACTTCATCCCGGTGATCCTCGGGGTGTTCGCCTTCTCCGAGGTGCTGAAGCAGGTCCAGAGCGGCGGGAGCCTCGTCGGTGGCGGGGACGGTGAGGGCGGCGAGGGCGGCGGTTCGGACCTCTCCGAAGCCACGTCCGGGTCGATGTTCCCGCCGTTCAGCTACTTCAAGCGCTTCTCCCGCATCCTCGGGTTCAACTCGGTGATGGGGACGCTCATCGGCGTCCTGCCCGGCGCGGGCGCGACGACCGGCGCGCTCTTTGGCTACACGTTCGGCCAGCGGCTGGTGCCCAAGGACGTCCGCGAGAAGTTCGGCACCGGCGTCCCGGAGGGCGTCGCCGCCCCCGAGACGGCCAACAACGCCGCCTGTAGTGGGGCGTTCGTCCCCCTCCTGACCCTCGGCATCCCGGGGAGTGCGACCACGGCGGTCATCCTCGCAGCGTTCATCCTGCACGGCATCCGCCCGGGGCCGGCGCTCATCTCGACGCAGGGGGATCTGGTGTACACAATCTTCGCCGCGCTGCTGATGGCGAACGTGGCCATCCTCCTGCTGAACAAGCCCATCGTCAAGCTGTTCATCCAGGTGCGTCACGTCCCACGGGAACTGTTACTGACGCTGATCATGGTGTTCACTATCGTCGGCGCGTTCGCGACGCGGAACATCATGGCCGACGTCTGGACGATGTTCATCTTCGGCATCGGCGGCTACTACCTCGAGAAGTACAACTACTCCGTGGCACCGATGGTGATCGGCCTGGTGCTCGGGCCGCTGGCGGAGCCCAGCCTCCGTCGCTCGCTGACCAAGGCCCAGGGCGACTGGATGGTGTTCCTCGAACGCCCCATCTCGGCCGTGCTGATCGTCCTCTCGGTGTTCGTGTTCTTCATCCCGCTGATCATGGACAGCACCCAGTTCGGTGACCGCATCCGTGAACGACTCGGGCTGACGGAGGTGCAACAATGA
- a CDS encoding CoA transferase: protein MSNGGPLSDLTVVELTVHRAAPFCGALLADMGAEVIKVERPGVGDPARSQGIGPDDKSAYFMVNNRNKKSVTLDLKADAGQEAMLELLADADVFIENFSLGVPERLGVGYEDVKAVNEDIVYASIKGYGKTGPKKEKKGLDLILQAEGGIMSVTGPEGGDPVKVGQALGDLNTGLLTTIGILARLYEREQTGEGGQFDVGLYDAVVSFLNEYITNYSMTGEVPGPQGTSHQTSVPYQLFETADSHIVTGVGSDERWPDFVEVIGREELAEYPTNADRVEHKAEVIGIIQEEFRKKPTDYWLDRLTEYGFPNGPMNNVEEVVEDEQSEARGLVEEHDDPDYGECLMPGHPIHFPDHDTSIRSPAPRLGDDVEEVFEAVADEEQVEAWRDGGAFGDD from the coding sequence ATGTCGAACGGAGGACCACTGTCCGACCTGACTGTCGTGGAGCTGACGGTACACCGCGCGGCCCCGTTCTGTGGCGCGTTGCTCGCCGATATGGGTGCCGAAGTGATCAAAGTGGAGCGGCCGGGCGTCGGCGACCCGGCGCGGAGTCAAGGGATCGGCCCCGACGACAAGTCAGCGTACTTCATGGTGAACAACCGGAACAAGAAGTCCGTCACGCTCGACCTGAAGGCCGACGCGGGCCAGGAGGCGATGCTGGAACTGCTCGCCGACGCCGACGTCTTCATCGAGAACTTCTCGCTCGGCGTCCCCGAACGACTGGGCGTCGGCTACGAGGACGTCAAAGCGGTGAACGAGGACATCGTCTACGCGAGCATCAAGGGGTACGGGAAGACCGGACCGAAAAAGGAGAAGAAGGGGCTCGACCTCATCCTGCAGGCGGAGGGTGGGATCATGAGCGTCACGGGGCCCGAGGGCGGCGACCCCGTCAAGGTCGGGCAGGCGCTGGGTGACCTCAACACCGGGTTGCTCACCACCATCGGGATTCTGGCGCGACTCTACGAGCGCGAGCAAACCGGCGAGGGCGGCCAGTTCGACGTGGGGCTGTACGACGCCGTGGTCTCGTTCCTCAACGAGTACATCACCAACTACTCGATGACGGGCGAGGTGCCGGGTCCTCAGGGGACGAGCCACCAGACCTCCGTGCCGTACCAACTGTTCGAGACAGCGGACAGCCACATCGTGACCGGCGTCGGGAGCGACGAACGCTGGCCCGACTTCGTCGAGGTTATCGGCCGCGAGGAACTCGCGGAGTACCCGACCAACGCCGACCGCGTCGAGCACAAAGCGGAGGTCATCGGCATCATCCAGGAGGAGTTCCGGAAGAAGCCGACCGACTACTGGCTCGACCGCCTCACCGAGTACGGCTTCCCGAACGGCCCGATGAACAACGTCGAAGAGGTCGTCGAGGACGAACAGAGCGAGGCCCGCGGCCTCGTCGAGGAACACGACGACCCCGACTACGGGGAGTGTCTCATGCCGGGCCACCCGATCCACTTCCCCGACCACGACACCTCGATCCGATCGCCGGCCCCACGGCTCGGCGACGACGTCGAGGAGGTGTTCGAGGCGGTGGCCGACGAGGAACAGGTCGAGGCGTGGCGCGACGGCGGCGCGTTCGGCGACGACTGA
- a CDS encoding tripartite tricarboxylate transporter TctB family protein, with amino-acid sequence MSTENEDDDSLREQAPPSATRDMFITLAFIVLAAAFLAVSGQFADVRISDPDPGAAFWPRATLVVLLVAGLLNLGLLYRDADGVDLSTVVPAGLDTLDEKQRQYLLSIALSIVFFFALEYVGFFVGAPFFLFAFAYVIGYRDRVKLLVFSVLVALIVFFAFRNVMNVALPYGQGPFRRISTMAANLF; translated from the coding sequence ATGAGCACCGAGAACGAGGACGACGACTCACTCCGCGAACAGGCCCCGCCGAGCGCGACGCGGGACATGTTCATCACCCTCGCGTTCATCGTCCTCGCCGCGGCGTTCTTGGCCGTCTCCGGCCAGTTCGCCGATGTCCGTATCTCCGACCCCGACCCCGGCGCGGCGTTCTGGCCGCGCGCGACGCTGGTCGTGTTGCTCGTCGCCGGCCTGCTGAACCTGGGGCTGCTCTACCGGGACGCCGACGGCGTCGACCTGAGCACGGTCGTTCCGGCCGGTCTGGACACTCTCGACGAGAAGCAACGGCAGTACCTGCTCTCGATTGCGCTCTCGATCGTGTTCTTCTTCGCGCTCGAGTACGTCGGCTTCTTCGTCGGCGCGCCGTTCTTCCTGTTCGCGTTCGCCTACGTCATCGGCTACCGCGACAGGGTGAAACTGCTGGTGTTCAGCGTCCTCGTCGCGCTGATCGTCTTCTTCGCCTTCCGGAACGTGATGAACGTCGCGCTCCCCTACGGACAGGGACCGTTCCGGCGGATCAGCACGATGGCCGCGAACCTGTTCTAA
- a CDS encoding FAD-binding and (Fe-S)-binding domain-containing protein, producing MAKSNTSLDDVGPALDPRTNYDHRGDSVERPGLAEDLDGLIDGDVRFDDYSRQLYATDASIYEVTPVGVVFPTSTADVSAVVEYCADREIPVLPRGGGTSLAGQTVNEAVVLDFTRDMDGIVDIDPDARTARVESGAILSELNEALEPHDLKFAPDPSTANRSAMGGAVGNNTTGAHSLLYGKTDAYVEELEVVLADGTVTTLGEVTLEELEAGADPDGTLEERLYAEAHRIVEEESDHVEERFPELKRNVSGYALDVLVDEAESGSVNLARLIVGSEGTLAVVTEVEVSLEPLPEMKALGLLTYDSLLEAMEDVDDILEHEPAALEVLDGVLVDLARELEEFKDVIDLLPDRTDTFLLVEFYADSHEERQEKVEALLDDRIGDRAFDGMEAYEEKDQKNFWKMRKASTPILLSRTTDAKHIAFIEDVAVPPKHLPEFIADFKQVFEDHDTIGSFYAHAGPGCIHVRPLINTKTEEGVAEMESIADAATDLAVRYDGSVSGEHGDGRARTQWNWKLYGDHLMTVFQDLKTAVDPDWILNPGTVCGDVDMTENLRFDADYDFDSGFDPALNWDIDNGFQGMAELCHGCGSCRGTQETTGGVMCPTYRASQEEITSTRGRANLLRQAMSGDLGEEEQFDVEFMHEVLDLCIGCKGCSKDCPSEVDLAKMKVEVANEYHERHGSSLRDKVFANVDRLNALGSALAPLSNWAAKVPGARTVMEKTLGIAKDRSLPEFHRESLEDWFEARGGAGVPESEADSRALLFPDTYTNYNTPYVGKAAVEVLEAANVHVEIPDDVTGSGRPPHSKGFLDKAREQAATNVDALAPRVRDGWDVVVVEPSDAVMFQSDYLDLLSGDDVETVAANAYGVMEYLDAFRLDDDLPVDAPDETLTYHGHCHQKSTKKDHHAVGVLRRAGYEVDPLDSGCCGMSGSFGYEAEHFSMSQAIGSILFDQVEESTGDRLVAPGASCRTQLGDEYDEKPPTPVEALADAL from the coding sequence ATGGCTAAATCCAACACATCACTCGACGACGTCGGTCCGGCACTCGACCCTCGGACGAACTACGACCACCGGGGTGACTCGGTAGAGCGGCCGGGACTGGCCGAGGACCTCGACGGCCTGATCGACGGCGACGTGCGGTTCGACGACTACTCCCGACAGCTGTACGCCACCGACGCCAGCATCTACGAAGTGACGCCGGTCGGCGTCGTCTTCCCCACTTCGACGGCCGACGTCTCCGCGGTCGTCGAGTACTGCGCCGACCGTGAGATTCCCGTCCTCCCCCGCGGCGGGGGGACGAGCCTCGCCGGCCAGACGGTCAACGAGGCGGTCGTCCTCGACTTCACGCGAGACATGGACGGCATCGTCGACATCGATCCCGACGCGCGGACGGCACGGGTGGAGTCGGGTGCGATCCTCTCGGAGTTGAACGAGGCGCTCGAACCCCACGACTTGAAGTTCGCGCCCGATCCCTCAACCGCCAACCGGAGCGCCATGGGCGGGGCGGTGGGCAACAACACCACCGGCGCCCACTCCCTGCTGTACGGGAAGACGGACGCCTACGTCGAGGAACTGGAGGTCGTCCTCGCGGACGGCACGGTGACGACGCTGGGCGAAGTGACCTTAGAGGAGTTGGAGGCGGGCGCCGACCCCGACGGCACCCTCGAGGAACGCCTCTACGCCGAGGCCCACCGGATCGTCGAGGAGGAGAGCGACCACGTCGAGGAGCGGTTCCCCGAACTCAAGCGCAACGTCTCGGGGTACGCACTCGACGTCCTCGTCGACGAGGCCGAATCCGGTTCGGTCAACCTCGCTCGCCTGATCGTCGGGAGCGAAGGGACCCTCGCCGTCGTCACCGAAGTCGAAGTCTCGCTGGAGCCCCTCCCCGAGATGAAGGCCCTCGGCCTCCTCACCTACGACAGCCTGCTCGAGGCGATGGAGGACGTCGACGACATCCTCGAACACGAACCGGCCGCACTGGAGGTGTTGGACGGCGTCCTCGTCGACCTGGCCCGCGAGTTGGAGGAGTTCAAGGACGTGATCGACCTCCTGCCGGATCGGACGGACACGTTCCTGTTGGTGGAGTTCTACGCCGACAGCCACGAGGAGCGCCAGGAGAAGGTGGAGGCCCTGCTCGACGACCGGATCGGCGACCGGGCGTTCGACGGGATGGAGGCCTACGAGGAGAAAGACCAGAAGAACTTCTGGAAGATGCGAAAGGCGTCGACGCCCATCCTGCTCTCCCGCACCACCGACGCCAAACACATCGCCTTCATCGAGGACGTGGCGGTGCCGCCCAAGCACCTGCCGGAGTTCATCGCCGACTTCAAGCAGGTGTTCGAGGACCACGACACCATCGGGAGCTTCTACGCCCACGCCGGGCCGGGCTGTATCCACGTCAGGCCGCTGATCAACACCAAGACCGAGGAGGGCGTCGCGGAGATGGAGTCCATCGCGGACGCTGCCACCGACCTCGCGGTGCGGTACGACGGCTCCGTCTCGGGCGAACACGGCGACGGGCGTGCACGCACCCAGTGGAACTGGAAACTCTACGGGGACCACCTCATGACGGTGTTCCAGGACCTGAAGACCGCCGTCGACCCCGACTGGATCCTCAATCCGGGGACGGTCTGTGGCGACGTGGACATGACCGAGAACCTCCGGTTCGACGCCGACTACGACTTCGACTCCGGCTTCGACCCCGCGCTCAACTGGGACATCGACAACGGGTTCCAGGGCATGGCGGAGCTCTGTCACGGCTGTGGGAGTTGCCGCGGGACCCAGGAGACGACCGGTGGTGTGATGTGTCCGACCTACCGCGCCAGCCAGGAGGAGATCACCAGCACCCGCGGCCGGGCGAACCTGCTCAGGCAGGCGATGAGCGGCGACCTGGGGGAGGAAGAACAGTTCGACGTGGAGTTCATGCACGAGGTGTTGGACCTCTGTATCGGCTGCAAGGGCTGTTCGAAGGACTGTCCCAGCGAGGTCGACCTCGCGAAGATGAAAGTCGAGGTGGCCAACGAGTACCACGAACGCCACGGCTCGTCCCTGCGGGACAAGGTGTTCGCGAACGTCGACCGCCTGAACGCGCTGGGATCGGCGCTGGCGCCGCTCTCGAACTGGGCGGCGAAGGTGCCGGGTGCCCGGACGGTCATGGAGAAGACCCTCGGCATCGCCAAGGACCGCTCGCTCCCCGAGTTCCACCGCGAGAGCCTCGAAGACTGGTTCGAGGCCCGCGGCGGGGCGGGTGTGCCCGAGAGCGAGGCCGACAGTCGCGCCCTCCTCTTCCCCGACACCTACACCAACTACAACACGCCGTACGTCGGCAAGGCGGCGGTGGAAGTGCTGGAGGCGGCGAACGTCCACGTCGAGATTCCGGACGACGTGACCGGCAGCGGCCGCCCGCCCCACTCGAAGGGCTTTCTCGACAAGGCCCGCGAGCAGGCGGCGACGAACGTCGACGCGCTGGCCCCCCGCGTCCGTGACGGCTGGGACGTGGTGGTCGTCGAGCCCTCGGACGCCGTGATGTTCCAGTCCGACTACCTGGATCTACTTTCGGGAGACGACGTCGAGACGGTCGCCGCCAACGCCTACGGAGTCATGGAATACCTCGACGCCTTCCGACTCGACGACGACCTGCCGGTCGACGCGCCCGACGAGACGCTCACCTACCACGGTCACTGCCACCAGAAGTCGACGAAGAAAGACCACCACGCGGTGGGCGTGTTGCGCCGGGCCGGCTACGAGGTCGACCCCCTCGACTCCGGATGCTGTGGCATGTCCGGTTCGTTCGGTTACGAGGCCGAACACTTCTCGATGAGTCAGGCCATCGGATCGATCCTCTTCGACCAGGTCGAGGAGAGTACGGGCGACCGACTCGTCGCGCCCGGCGCGTCCTGCCGCACCCAACTGGGCGACGAGTACGACGAGAAACCTCCCACGCCCGTCGAGGCCCTCGCCGACGCGCTCTAA
- a CDS encoding tripartite tricarboxylate transporter substrate-binding protein has translation MRPNDLDRRQMLKAAGTAGIVGLAGCSGGGGGGDGGDGGDGGDGGDGGDGGDSVGFTDSSWRPDRNVRVIIPWGAGGGTDTMSRGVLNPAEEIMSENGINASFTFENITGAGGLNAAQRVLNQPADGYTLFPSTNSISPHIATGQADFTLDDWGFVCRVQNDTSWIYTSGRDGAEHDSIDSIVEKANNGNTVSIGAVGGITGAAFSVLWADAAGILDNTNITTYQDAGRMRTDVISGETDAAFGEIQELQEQYEAGDINLVLVGVEERLDEFPDVAAAGEKGWDVTYGVSRGFNVRSGTDDAAKQFWADLIEEAMQSDAYQELEQETLLYLRDGFQGPDGFEETLTQEVELYNQVVELYDA, from the coding sequence ATGCGACCTAACGATCTGGACAGACGGCAGATGCTGAAGGCAGCAGGTACAGCAGGTATCGTCGGTCTCGCCGGTTGTTCCGGCGGGGGCGGCGGGGGCGACGGCGGCGACGGCGGCGACGGCGGCGACGGCGGCGACGGCGGCGACGGCGGCGACAGCGTCGGCTTCACCGACTCCTCGTGGCGGCCGGACCGCAACGTCCGCGTCATCATCCCGTGGGGTGCCGGTGGTGGGACCGACACGATGTCCCGCGGTGTCCTCAACCCGGCCGAGGAGATCATGTCCGAGAACGGCATCAACGCCTCCTTCACCTTCGAGAACATCACGGGTGCGGGCGGTCTGAACGCCGCACAGCGCGTCCTGAACCAGCCGGCGGACGGCTACACGCTCTTCCCGAGCACGAACTCCATCTCGCCGCACATCGCGACGGGACAGGCCGACTTCACCCTCGACGACTGGGGCTTCGTCTGCCGGGTCCAGAACGACACGTCCTGGATCTACACCAGCGGCCGCGACGGCGCGGAACACGACAGCATCGACTCCATCGTCGAGAAGGCCAACAACGGCAACACGGTGTCCATCGGCGCGGTCGGTGGCATCACCGGCGCGGCGTTCTCCGTGCTGTGGGCCGATGCGGCTGGCATCCTCGACAACACCAACATCACGACCTACCAGGACGCGGGTCGGATGCGGACCGACGTCATCTCCGGCGAGACTGACGCCGCGTTCGGCGAGATCCAGGAACTGCAAGAGCAGTACGAGGCGGGCGACATCAACCTCGTGCTGGTCGGCGTCGAGGAGCGCCTCGACGAGTTCCCGGACGTCGCCGCCGCGGGCGAGAAGGGCTGGGACGTCACCTACGGCGTCTCGCGTGGCTTCAACGTGCGCTCGGGCACGGACGACGCGGCCAAGCAGTTCTGGGCCGACCTGATCGAGGAGGCCATGCAAAGCGACGCCTACCAGGAGCTCGAGCAGGAGACGCTCCTCTACCTGCGTGACGGCTTCCAGGGTCCGGACGGCTTCGAGGAGACCCTGACCCAAGAGGTCGAGCTGTACAACCAGGTCGTCGAGTTGTACGACGCGTAA
- a CDS encoding sugar phosphate isomerase/epimerase family protein, translated as MTLKERIGVDVGQKLTIEEAVEWAADNDVHYVDVCLDDGPIDPDAYDDAEVESIRDTCEDADISLGLHTLSAVNVAETSAHVDDAVDAYLQAYVDIGDMVHADRIIVHGGYHFTDDYEDRVAASKARLRRIIEYAGDAHPDLLLENHNFEPDASEMKYVPVTLDEVTEYFDELEADTLGWAFNPPHARQFPEDIDGYFETLGPDLCAEVRLNDNHGDVEEHLAPGEGDLDFDATFRLIEESGYDGHYMLAFGTLQDMLDGREYLLEQYSGAPSP; from the coding sequence ATGACTCTCAAAGAACGGATCGGCGTCGACGTCGGACAGAAGTTGACCATCGAGGAGGCCGTCGAGTGGGCCGCGGACAACGACGTTCACTACGTCGACGTCTGCCTCGACGACGGACCGATCGATCCGGACGCGTACGACGATGCGGAGGTCGAGTCCATCCGGGACACCTGCGAGGACGCCGACATCAGTCTCGGTCTCCACACCCTGTCGGCGGTGAACGTCGCTGAGACGTCCGCCCACGTCGACGACGCAGTCGACGCGTACCTGCAGGCCTACGTCGACATCGGCGACATGGTCCACGCGGATCGGATCATCGTCCACGGCGGCTACCACTTCACCGACGACTACGAGGACCGCGTCGCGGCGAGCAAGGCCCGACTCCGCCGGATCATCGAGTACGCCGGGGACGCCCACCCCGACCTCCTGCTGGAGAACCACAACTTCGAACCGGACGCCTCCGAGATGAAGTACGTCCCCGTCACGCTCGACGAGGTGACCGAGTACTTCGACGAACTCGAGGCGGACACCCTCGGGTGGGCCTTCAACCCGCCCCACGCCCGGCAGTTCCCCGAGGACATCGACGGATACTTCGAGACCCTCGGGCCGGACCTGTGTGCCGAGGTCCGACTGAACGACAACCACGGCGACGTGGAGGAACACCTCGCTCCCGGCGAGGGGGACCTCGACTTCGACGCCACCTTCCGGCTGATCGAAGAGAGTGGCTACGACGGCCACTACATGCTCGCGTTCGGGACGCTCCAAGACATGCTGGACGGCCGCGAGTATCTACTGGAGCAGTACAGCGGCGCCCCGAGCCCGTAA